The following are encoded together in the Tripterygium wilfordii isolate XIE 37 chromosome 18, ASM1340144v1, whole genome shotgun sequence genome:
- the LOC119984175 gene encoding pentatricopeptide repeat-containing protein At5g02860-like, with protein MAEKLALSLLLSNPPLPAKSFFSSQTHHRIHAISPPQPISPRLHYLLPPQTSNSQQPIVPKSLIPPSFISRNRTRIGKSRDSNRGKPWSHHRLSTQGQRILQLLVDPSFEVSELNDVLLQLFEHYQEEVSVKGDGMDCLTADVLGIIKGLGFNKKYDLALSVFEWVRNRKDFESVLSNSVVAVVISMLGKQRKVSAAASLLNNLHKNGFDLDVYAYTSLITAYASNEKYRDAVMVFKKLEEEGFRPTLITYNVILNVYGKMCMPWSKIAGLIEGMKSAGVSPDSYTYNTLISCCRRGSLHEEAASIFEEMKLAGFMPDKVTYNALLDVYGKSRRPKEAMLVLREMENNGCSPSIVTYNSLISAYARDGLLDEAMELKTQMVEKGIKPDVFTYTTLFSGFEKTGKDESAMRIFEEMRSEGCKPNICTFNALIKMHGNRGKFAEMMKVFEKIKTCHCSPDIVTWNTLLAVFGQNGLDSEVSGVFREMKRSGFLPERDTFNTLISAYSRCGSFDQAMAVYKRMLEAGVTPDLSTYNAVLAALARGGLWEQAEIILAEMKDGRCKPNELTYSSLLHSYANGREIERMHALAEDIYTGVIAPDTVLLKTLVLVYSKRDLLMETERAFLELKKNGYSPDITTLNAMVSIYGRRQMVSKTNEILNFMNESGFTPSLTTYNSLMYMHSRSENFETAEDLLREIIAKGMKPDIISYNTVIYAYCRNGRMQEASRMFTEMKNSGIVPDVITYNTFVACYAADSLFEEAINVVQYMMKNGCKPNQNTYNSIVDGYCKYNRRDEATMFIKDLRSLDPYISDQEESRLSERIIKKWS; from the coding sequence ATGGCAGAGAAGCTggctctttctcttcttctttcgaACCCACCACTGCCAGCGAAGTCCTTCTTTTCCAGCCAGACTCACCACAGAATACATGCCATTTCACCACCACAACCAATAAGCCCTCGTCTCCACTACCTTCTTCCTCCTCAAACATCCAATTCTCAACAACCCATTGTCCCTAAATCCTTAATTCCTCCTTCTTTCATATCTAGAAACCGAACTCGCATCGGCAAGTCCCGGGACTCCAACCGCGGGAAGCCATGGTCACATCATCGTCTCTCCACTCAAGGTCAGCGAATTCTTCAATTGTTGGTCGACCCATCTTTTGAAGTCAGTGAATTGAATGATGTATTGCTTCAGTTATTTGAGCACTACCAAGAAGAGGTTAGTGTTAAGGGTGATGGTATGGATTGCTTAACCGCGGATGTTTTGGGTATtattaagggtttagggtttaacaaGAAATATGACTTGGCTTTGAGTGTGTTTGAGTGGGTGAGGAATAGGAAGGATTTTGAGTCTGTGTTGAGTAATTCTGTTGTTGCTGTTGTCATCAGTATGCTTGGTAAGCAAAGGAAAGTTTCGGCTGCAGCATCTTTGTTAAATAACTTGCATAAAAATGGGTTTGATTTGGATGTGTATGCTTATACTTCGTTGATAACTGCTTATGCTAGTAATGAGAAGTATAGGGACGCTGTAATGGTATTTAAGAAGCTGGAGGAAGAGGGATTCAGACCTACTTTGATAACTTACAATGTGATTTTGAATGTGTATGGAAAAATGTGTATGCCATGGAGTAAGATTGCAGGTCTCATTGAGGGAATGAAAAGTGCTGGAGTTTCCCCTGATTCATACACTTATAATACACTAATAAGTTGTTGCCGGCGAGGGTCTTTGCATGAGGAAGCTGCTAGCATATTTGAGGAGATGAAATTGGCAGGGTTCATGCCTGACAAAGTTACTTACAATGCTTTGTTGGATGTTTATGGGAAGTCTAGACGGCCTAAGGAAGCCATGTTGGTATTAAGAGAGATGGAGAACAATGGATGTTCCCCAAGCATCGTGACTTACAATTCACTGATATCAGCTTATGCTAGAGATGGACTGTTGGATGAGGCCATGGAGCTCAAGACCCAGATGGTTGAGAAAGGGATAAAGCCTGATGTTTTCACATATACAACCCTCTTTTCAGGATTTGAGAAGACTGGAAAGGATGAGTCTGCAATGAGGATTTTTGAGGAAATGAGAAGTGAAGGATGTAAACCAAATATATGTACTTTCAATGCCCTAATCAAGATGCATGGTAATAGGGGCAAGTTTGCAGAAATGATGAAGGTTTTTGAGAAGATCAAGACATGCCATTGCAGCCCAGATATTGTTACTTGGAATACGCTGTTGGCAGTGTTTGGGCAAAATGGGTTGGACTCTGAGGTGTCTGGTGTTTTCAGGGAGATGAAGAGGTCAGGTTTCCTTCCTGAGAGGGACACTTTCAACACCTTAATCAGTGCCTACAGTCGATGTGGTTCTTTTGATCAAGCCATGGCTGTCTATAAAAGAATGCTAGAAGCCGGTGTTACTCCTGATCTTTCTACCTACAATGCTGTTTTGGCAGCATTGGCTCGGGGAGGGCTTTGGGAACAGGCTGAGATAATTCTTGCTGAAATGAAGGATGGTCGGTGCAAGCCCAATGAGCTAACATATTCTTCCTTGCTTCATTCTTATGCCAACGGTAGGGAGATTGAGCGAATGCATGCTCTGGCAGAAGATATATACACTGGTGTGATTGCACCTGATACTGTGCTCTTGAAGACCCTTGTTTTAGTTTATAGTAAACGTGACCTTCTGATGGAAACAGAGCGTGCATTCTTGGAGCTGAAGAAGAATGGGTATTCGCCTGATATAACAACTTTGAATGCCATGGTTTCAATATATGGGAGGAGGCAGAtggtttccaaaacaaatgAGATATTGAACTTTATGAATGAGAGTGGTTTCACTCCCAGCTTGACAACTTATAACAGTTTGATGTATATGCACAGCCGCTCTGAAAATTTTGAGACAGCAGAAGATCTTTTAAGGGAAATTATAGCAAAAGGTATGAAGCCTGATATAATTTCATACAATACAGTCATTTATGCGTATTGTAGAAATGGTAGAATGCAAGAGGCTTCGCGAATGTTCACAGAAATGAAGAATTCTGGGATTGTTCCAGATGTAATCACATATAATACCTTTGTTGCATGTTATGCAGCTGATTCATTGTTTGAGGAGGCTATTAATGTTGTTCAATATATGATGAAGAATGGTTGTAAACCAAATCAGAACACATACAATTCCATTGTAGATGGCTATTGTAAATACAACCGCCGAGATGAGGCAACTATGTTTATCAAGGACCTCCGTAGCCTCGATCCATATATTTCTGATCAAGAGGAGTCTAGGTTATCAGAACGTATAATCAAGAAATGGTCATAG